ACCGGGGACGGTTGTCGAACAGCCAGCGGAAGGCCAGGTCCAGCGTCGGAACGGGCCTGCCCTGGCGGACGTACTTGTCGAAGCAGTCCTCCAGCGGCTCGGGCCGCGGCAGATCCGGGACCCGCTCCGGGGCCATGGTGTGGATGCGCGCGAGAGTCCGGCCCATCTGGTAGGCCATCCGTGCTCGCGCGTCGCGGTACCGGTCGTCGCGGAACAACCTCCGGGGCACGGCTTCTCCCGCGACGTGCCCCATGATCAGGTAGGAGCCGCCGATGTCGGTCCTCGGTGCCTCGCCGCTGGAGTCGACCACGTCGGGCACCGGCACGCCGGCGCGGGCCGCTTCGCGCAACGCCGCCGCTTCGAGGGCCATCCGGGCTGGGTTCTCCTCCGCCGGCGGGTCCCGGCGGAGCACCAGCCTGCGGGGCTGCCCGCCGGGAGTCGTGACCTCGAACTCCCAGGTGTCCCGGCTCGCTCCGCCGGTCAGCTTGCGGAGCCCCGAGACGACGACCTCGGTCCCGGACAGCCGTCCGAGCCGGTCGGCGAGTGCCCGTTCCAGGTCGGCGGTCATGTGGTCTCCCCTCGGTACCCCACGGTGTCGAGCGCGATCTGCTGGTACCGGCTCACCACGTCCTCGACACCGAGCCGGCCGGTCGGCCGGTACCACGTGGCCACCGCGGTGCACGCGGTGACGATGAACCGCGCGGCGTCGACGGGCGTGGCCGTGGTGAACGCGCCCGTCTCGACGCCGTGGAGCACGACGCGGTCGAACATCCGCTGCTGGGCGTCGCGCTTGCTGATGACCGGTTCGAGTGCCGTGGGTTCGAGGCTGCGCAGTTCGGTGTTGCCGAGCAGGCTCTCGAACGGGTACTGGGCGTGGGACCGGACGTGCACACCCACGATCGCGCGCAGGCGGTCCGCCGGATCGCTGCCTGCCCGGAACAGCGTGTCCTCGGTCGCGGTGACGAGGTCGTCCATCACGCGCTTGAGGATCAGCAGCAGCAGGTCGTGCTTGGAGCCGAAGTGCGTGTAGAGGGAACCGACGGCGAGGCCTGCCGCGGTCGTGATGTCACGCACCGAGCTGCCGTGGTAGCCCTTCTCGGCCATGACGTGGATCGCGGCGTCGATGAGGTCCGCCGCTGAGGGATCGTCGGTGTCCCGCACGACCGGACTGCGCGGACGGTGCGACGTCGTCCTCGCCGCGCCCACTCGTCGCTCCGACGGACTCACCGCGGACCCGCTCACCGCTTCCCGCCGATGAAGCCGAAGAGGTGCCCGGCGACCTTGCGCACCTGGATCTCCTCGGCCCCCTCGGTGATGCGGTAGCGCCGGTGGTGGCGGTAGATGTGCTCGAACGGCAGGTGCCGGCTGTACCCCATGCCGCCGTGGACCTGCATGGCCCGGTCGGCGGCCTCGCACACCAGGCGGTTGGCCCGGTAGTTGCACATCGACACGCGGTCCGAGACGGCCATGTGCGAGCGGGTGTCGAGGTCGTGCGCGGTGGCGCGGACGAACTGCCGCAGCATCGCGGCATCGGTGTGCAGTTCCACCAACGGCCACTGGATCGCCTGCCGCTGGGCGAGCGGCTGGCCGAACGTCACGCGCTGTCGTGCGTGCTCGACGGTCTGGTCGATGCAGTACTGCGCGGCACCGAGGCTGGACGCGGCCTGGCGGATGCGGTTCTCGTGCACGAACCGCTGCGCGATCTCCAGCCCTCGCCCCTCTTCACCGAGGATCGCGCTGTCGGGGACGCGGACGTCGTGCAGCGTCACGTCGGCGTGGTCGGTCGGCATGGTGAACGTCCACCGGAACAGGCCGACGGAGAAACCGGGGGAGTCGACCGGGACGATGAACGCGGTGATGCCGCGCGCATCACCAGGATTTCCGCTGGTGCGGGCGAAGACCAGGTCGTGCGTCGCCACGTGCATCCCGGTGTTCCAGCGCTTCGCCCCGTTGATGACCCAGTCGCCGCCCTGGCGCTCCGCGGTGGTCTCCATCCAGGTCGCGTCGGAGCCGTGGTCGGGTTCGGTGAGGCCGAACCCCATCCCGCGCTCACCGGTGATCATCGCTTCGCAGAACTCACTGCGCTGTTCGTCGGTGCCGAACTCCCACACCAGGTGCACCCCGGGGAAGTTGCCCACGACCGAGGACTCGTCCTGGAGGTCGTTGTGCAGGCCGAGACCGCGGTGGGCGAGGTGCTCGCGCACGACCGCCATCTCCAGGTTGCTGGCCTCGGCTCCGCCCAGCGCCGCGGGCAGATCGCGCCGCAGGAAACCGGCCCGGTCCGCCCGCCGCCGCATCTCACCGAGCAGCTCGTGCCACTCCTCGCGGGGCAGGCCGCCGCGCTCGAAGTCGGTGCGCGCCCACTCCCGCCGGTGGTCGAAGAACCGCTCGTTGTCGTCGGACTCCTGCAGCGGCCGGATCTCCTCGTCGATGAAGCGGTCCAGGTCGTGGAGCAACTGCTCGAAGCCGGCGGGAACGTCCAGAGCCATGGAGAGCCCTCCTGGTGCGGAGTGAACGGTCGCTCACCGGCACCGTACTGTGACGTGCGTCGCAGATCAACGTCCCGCAGCCGCCAGGCCTGCTGGGTCGATGACGTGTGCCCGCGAGCGAGGAAACGCACTGAGTGCGTGTTCACCGCCGCAGTGCGGATCTTGGGTGATCGGTCCGGAGCTCCTGTCAACGCCGTCCCGCTGTGTTCCCCAGCGGGGACAACAGACGCTTTCAGGTATCGGGACGTAGGACGGCGACGTCCAACTCGGGCACGAACCGGTACGGGCGGTGGTCGAGCAAGTCGCCGAAGTTCCTGCGCAGGCGCGACATCTCCGCGCGGACCGTGACCGTGCGGCTGCGGTCGCCGAAGAGCTGGTCCGCGAGCTCGGCAGCGGTGCGGCCAGCTGGGTTCTCGGCGAGCGCCAGCAAGATGTCGCTGTGGCGGCGGCTGAGGCGGTAGGTCCAGCTGGCCGACGCCCGGTGCACAGTCAGGGAGGAACGTCCGGCCCGACGAACGTCGAGGACCACGCGGGTGGTCGTGGTCGGAGCGTCATCGTGGAGGCGCAGGAGCAATCCGCCCGGCAGGGGCTCGACCGAGCAGGCGCCGAACGCGGGCAGCCAGATCTTGGGCGTGTCGCGCAGGGCGGGCAGGTCGACGCGGTCGACCGGGGGCACCCCGGTGGACGCGGCGACCCAGCCGGATCGGTCGGTGACCAGCGCCTGCCCGCCCAGCTTCGCGAGCATCGGTGTGCCGACCGCACGGAGCCGGTCCAGGCTGGCGCGGTGCTCCTCGCGCAGGCGCGCCTCCGCGAGCCCCGCCACGGCGCGCACGAGCGCGAGGGTGGTCGGGTGGGCCGCCTCGGCCGGGCCGCTGACGTCGACCGCGCCGAGCAGGCGGCCGTCGCGCGGGTCGTGCACGGGGGCGGCCGCGCACGTCCAGGTGTGGTGTGAGCGGACGTAGTGCTCGGAGGAGTGGACCTGCATCGGCACGCCCTCGACGAGCGCGGTGCCGATCGCGTTGGTGCCGACTTCGGTCTCGCGCCACGACGCGCCCTCGACGAATCCGAGCCGGTCGGCCCGCCGGAACAGCTCGGCACGCCCCTCCCGCCACAGGACGCGCCCGTCCTCGTCGACGATGACGACGATGTGCCCGGCGCTCTCGGCGGCAGGCACGAGCCCAGCACGGAGTTCCTGCAACGCCTTCCCGGTGATACCGCACCGCGCACGCCGGCGTTCGAGCTCGCTGGGAGGAGCCGGGTGGCAGTCCGCGCCGCGGTCAGGGTCCACACCTTGCTGACGGACGCGTTCCCAGGACTGCACGATCAGGCGCCGCGCCGCGGCGGGAGGCCGCTGACCGGCCAGCACCGCCTCGCGGGCGCGGGCGAGCTGCCGCGGATGCGCTTGTGACGCGACCGCGGTCGCGTGATCTCGAGCCCGCATGTCGACTCCTCCCCGGCCGCCCTGGGGCGCTGCCGTTCTCCGGATCGTCACACGACGTGTAGTCCAGGTCACATCGCTACAGGAAAGTTCGCCCCACCGCTGAGCGCAAGAGTTGCACGAGGTTGCAGAACCCGGGTGCGCGACCGGTGCCTCACCGCTGGCGCGACCGCCCGCCTCTCGCGCGATCCGGACACCAGGAACGTTCTGCAACGCACTGCAACGCTTGTTCCACATCGGACAGATCCGTACGTTCGTCCGCCAAGGACCGCAGCAAGCACTCGGATCGGAGCCCCGGGCGCCGGGGCCGCGTTCGGACGAGAGCTCGAGAACCGTTGTGCGGACGAGGAGAAACATGGTGCTGAGCAAACGCGCACTACTCGGTGCGTACCGGAGGATGTCACGGATCCGGGCGTTCGAGGACCGCCTGCACGAGGAGAACGCCACCGGGGACATCCCGGGCTTCATCCACCTGTACTCGGGCCAGGAGGCGATCGCCGTCGGCGTCTGCGAGAACCTCCGCGACACCGACCACATCGGATCCACGCACCGTGGGCACGGCCACTGCATCGCCAAGGGCTGTGACATCCACGGCATGATGGCCGAGATCTTCGGCAAGGAAGACGGGCTCTGCCACGGCAAGGGCGGCTCGATGCACATCGCCGACCTCTCCGTGGGCATGCTCGGCGCCAACGCCATCGTCGGCGGCGCTCCTTCGTTGGCGATCGGCGCCGCGTTGAGCGCCAAGATCCTCGGCACCGACGGGGTCGCGGTGTCGTTCACCGGGGACGGCGGGTCGAACCAGGGCACGACGCTCGAGGCGATGAACATGGCCGTGGTGCTGAAGCTGCCGATCGTGTTCGTCATCGAGAACAACGGCTACGGCGAGGCCACCGGCACCGACTACGCGGTGGGCGCACCGGACATCGCGGCCCGGGCCGCGGCGTTCGGGATGCCGGCTGCGAAGGTCGACGGCACCGACTTCTTCGCCGTGCACGAGGCTGCCCGGGAGGCCGTGGAACGCGCCCGCGCAGGCGGTGGTCCGACCACGATCGAGGCCCGGGCCCACCGCTTCTACGGGCACTTCGAGGGTGACGCCCAGCTCTACCGCACACCCGAGCAGGTCGCCGAGCTGCGCCGGACGCAGGACCCGCTGGTGATCTTCCGCGCCAAGGTCGACCGGCGAAAGGTCTCCGTGAAGGAGCTGGACGAGATCGACGAAGAGTCGAGGGCACTCGTGGACGAGGCCGTCGGCCGGGCGCGCGCCGCCGCGTACCCGCCGATCGAGCACCTGCTGACCGACGTATACGTCTCGTACTGAGGGAGAGCGACCCGATGAGCACGTCGAAGAAGACGTACCGCGAGGCCGTGAAGGAGGCCCTCGCCCAGGAGATGCGCCGGGACCCCGCGGTGGTGCAGATCGGTGAGGACCTGCGTGGCGGCCACGCCGGGACCAACCCGGACCTGGAAGAGAAGAAGATCGAAGCGTTCGGCGGTGTTCTCGGCGTCACCAAGGGCCTGTGGGGTGAGTTCGGGTCCGACCGCGTGATCGACACGCCCATCACCGAATCCGCGATCGTCGGCATGGCCGCCGGTGCCGCGCTGACCGGTCTGCGTCCGGTGGCCGAGCTGATGTTCATGGACTTCTTCGGCGTCTGCTACGACGCGTTGTACAACCAGGCGGCGAAGTTCCGTTACATGTTCGGCGGCAAGGCCCGCACGCCGTTGGTGCTGCGCGGCATGATCGGCGCGGGTTTCTCCGCTGCCGCCCAGCACTCGCAGTCCCCGTACCACGTGTTCGCCTCCGTGCCGGGGCTCAAGGTCGTCGTGCCGTCCAACGCGCACGATGCCAAGGGACTGCTCATCCAGGCCGTCCGAGATGACGATCCGGTCGTGTTCTGCGAGCACAAGACCTTGTACGACACCACGGACGAAGTTCCGGACGAGCCGTACACGATCCCGTTCGGCGTCGCCAACTACACCCGCCAGGGCACCGACGTGACTGTTGTGGCTCTGTCAGCGATGGTCAACGCCGCCAACGAGGCGGCCGACAAGCTCGCTGCGGAGGGGATCTCCGTGGAGGTCGTGGACCCGCGGACGGTTTCGCCGCTGGACGAGGAGGGGATTCTCGAATCCGTGGCGGCCACCGGTCGGGTCGTCATCGTCGACGAGTCGGCCGCGCGCTGCGGGTTCGGGCACGACGTGGCCGCCCTCATCGCTGCGAAGGCTCTCGATTCCCTGCGAGCGCCGGTCGAGTTGGTGACTCCGCCGCACACCCCGGTCCCGTTCTCCCCCGTGCTCGAGAAGGCGTGGCTGCCCGACGCCGCCCGCATCGAGACGGCTGTCCGCAAGTTGGTGACCGCCTGACCATGAACGAGATCAACCTCATCGAAGTTCCGAAGTGGGGCCTCTCCATGGAGGAGGGAACCATCACCCGCTGGCTGATCGCGGAAGGAACGCGGTTCAGCAAGGGAGACCCGCTCTGCGAGATCGAGACCAGCAAGATCACCAACGAGATGGAGGCCCCGTTCGACGGCGTGTTGCGGCGTGTCGTCGCGCGGGAAGGGGAGACCTTGCCGGTTGGAGCCCCGATGGCGGTGTCCGCCAGGGAGGACGTACCGGACTCCGAGATCGACGCGTTCCTGTCGCAACGCGTGCCGGCGGTGGCCGACGACTCAGCGGGAGCACCGGCGCACGACGCCCCAGCGGCGGAGCCCGGCCCGGTACCACCTCCGGCCAACCCTGCTCCGACCCCGGCGCCTTCCGGCTCCACCATCGTCCCGGAATCCCTGCAGGGGCCCCTGAACGGTGACGTCTTCGCCACCCCGCGCGCGGTCCGATTCGCGACCGAACAAGGCATCGACCTGGCGAAGGTCCCGGGAAGCGGCCGCATGGGTCGGGTTTCACTGGCGGACGTCCACAACGCCGTCCGCGATGCCGGTGGCTCCGTGGCCGCACCACCTGCACCGCGACGGACGGTACTGCGGTCCGTGCAGGACGACAGCACCGTCGACGCCACACCGGTGGCCCGTCGGCTCGCGGCAGAGCTCAAGATCAACCTGCACGACTGCCGCGCGACAGGATCGCGCGGGCGGGTGTGCGTGGCTGATGTCCGGGAGGCCGAGCGGAAGTTCAACCCGGGCACCAGCGTCGCGACGCCCGACGGCAGGCTCGCCGAGGACTCCGGGAACGCCACGCCCGCGTTCGAGCCGGTGCCGCTGAGCTCGATGCGCAAGGCCATCGGACACCGGTTGCAGGAATCGAAGCGGAACTCCCCGCACTTCCGGCTGTCCGTGGACCTGGAGATCGACGATCTGCTCGCGCTGCGCGAGCAGGTCAACGCCACCGTTCCCGCGGTGAAGCTGTCGGTGAACGACTTCGTGGTGAAGGCGTGCGCCTCCGCGCTGCGGGCGGTGCCAGAGGTGAACGTGCAGTTCGACGAGGGGTCCCAGGCGGTGCTCCAGCACTCGGCTGCGGACGTCGCGGTGGCGGTGGCGCTGCCCTCGGGTCTCATCACCCCGATCGTCCGCGGGGCCGACACCCGGAGCCTCGCCGAGATCTCCGAATCGGTGCGCACTCTGGTGACCAAGGCGAAGGCGGGCACGTTGAGGCCCGAGGAGTTCCAAGGCGGCACGTTCACCGTCTCCAACCTCGGCATGTACGGCGTGCGCGACTTCGACGCGATCATCAACCCGCCGCAGGCGGCGATCCTCGCTGTCGGTGCAGGGGAGCAGCGCGCGGTGGTCCGGGACGGCCAGCTCGTGGCGCGGACGTTGGTGACCGCGACGCTCTCCTGCGATCACCGCGTCATCGACGGGGCACTCGGCGCGACGTTCTTGCAGGCGCTCAAGCGATTCGTCGAGTCGCCCGCGCTGATGCTGGTCTAGGAGGACCTGATGACCGACAAGTACGACGTCCTCGTCGTGGGCAGCGGTCCCGGCGGTTACGTCGCCGCCATCCGGGCCGCGCAGCTGGGGCTGCGAACCGCCGTCGTGGAACGCGATCAGCTCGGCGGCATCTGCCTGAACTGGGGCTGCATCCCGACCAAGGCGTTGCTGCACGGAGCGGACGTGGCGCACGTGCTGGCGAACCTCGAGCCGCTGGGCTTCCGCGCGACCGGCGTGGAGTTCGACATGGCACAACTGGTCGAGTTCAGCCGCTCGGTGTCGAAGCGCCTGTCTGGCGGTGTCGCCCACCTGATGCGCAAGAACGGCGTCGACGTCCTCAACGGCTCCGCACGACTGGTGGACAAGGGCGTGGTCTCGGTCGTCTCCGACAACGCGGACGGGAAGCGGAGCGAGACCGAGCACCGTGCCGACCACATCGTGCTGGCCACCGGTGCCCGACCGCGGCCGGTGCCGGGCCTGGTGCCTGACGGCGACCGGATCTGGACCCACTTCGACGCTCTGGGCGCGCCGGAGCTTCCGAAGTCGCTGCTGGTCGTCGGGTCCGGCGCGGTTGGCGTGGAGTTCGCCAGCCTGTACCGCGACCTGGGCAGCGAGGTCACGCTCGTCGAGGTGGCACCGCGCATCATGCCCGCTGAGGACGCGGCGGTCTCCGAGCACGTCCGAAAGGCGTTCGCGGAGCGCGGGATCCGCGTCCACACCGGTGCTTCGGTCTCCGAAGTCGTGGTGGGCGTGGATGCCGTGACGGCTCAGGTGGGTGCGCCAGGCGGTCCTTCGGAACCGGTCACGGCGGAGCGGGTGCTCGTCGCGGCGGGCATCCAGGGCAACGTCGAAGACCTGGGGCTGGAAGCCGTCGGGGCCGAGACCGAAGGTGGGTTCATCCGGGTCGACGAGTGGTGCCGGACGACGGCGTTCGGAGTCTACGCGATCGGCGACGTGGCGGGCGGCCCTTGCTTGGCTCACAAGGCCAGCCACGAGGCCGTGGTGTGCGTGGAGAAGCTCGCCGGGCTCGACCGCGTCTCGCCGCTGGACCGCGACCACGTCCCCGGCTGCACCTACGCCCGACCGCAGGTCGCGCGGCTCGGCCTGACCGAGGAGCAGGCCCGCGCCACCGGGCGACCGTTGCGGATCGGCACTTTCGACCTGCGGGCGTCCGGCAAGGCACTCACCCTCGGCGAGGCCGGGGGATTCGTGAAGACCATCTTCGACGAGTCCACCGGGGAACTGCTCGGTGCCCACATGGTCGGCCCGGAGGTCACCGAGCAGATCCAGGGCTTCGGCATCGCCCATGCGGTGGAGGCCACCGAAGAAGACCTCGCGAAGGTCGTGTTCCCGCACCCGACGCTGTCCGAGGCGATGCACGAGTCGGTGCTCGCGGCCCTGAGGAGACCCCTCAACGCCTGACCAGGTGCGCGGCCTGCCACCCCAACGGCAGGCCGCGCACACCACACCCCTGAGGAGGCGAACCTGACTGTGGCGCCGGAGGGTCGCAAGCTGCTGCGGTTGGAGGCCCGCAACAGCCAGACCCCGATCGAGAAGAAGCCGTCGTGGATCAAGACCCGCGCGCGGATGGGGCCCGAGTACCAGGAGCTCAAGGGCCTGGTCCGCCGCGAGGGGCTGCACACCGTCTGCGAGGAGGCGGGCTGCCCCAACATCTTCGAGTGCTGGGAGGACCGCGAAGCGACGTTCCTCATCGGCGGGGACCAGTGCACCCGCCGCTGCGACTTCTGCCAGATCGACACCGGCAAGCCCGCCGCGCTGGACGTCGAGGAGCCGCGCCGGGTCGCCGAGTCGGTGCAGGCCATGGGCCTGCGCTACTCGACCGTCACCGGTGTCGCCCGTGACGACCTGCCCGACGGCGGCGCGTGGCTGTACGCCGAGACGGTGCGGCAGATCCACGAGCTCAACCCGGGCACGGGTGTGGAGCTGCTGATCCCGGACTTCAACGCCGACCCGGACCAGCTGGCCGAGGTCTTCAGCTCCCGCCCGGAGGTGCTCGCGCACAACCTGGAGACCGTGCCGCGCGTGTTCCGCCGGATCCGGCCGGGCTTCCGCTACGAGCGGTCGCTGAAGGTCATCAGCGAGGCGCGGGACGCGGGTCTGGTGACCAAGTCGAACCTCATCCTCGGCATGGGCGAGACCCCGGAGGAGGTGCGGCCGGCGCTGCAGGACCTGCGCGACGCCGGCTGCGACATCATCACCATCACCCAGTACCTGCGCCCCAGCCCGCGGCACCACCCGGTGGACCGGTGGGTCAAGCCGGAGGAGTTCGTCGAGCACACCAAGGCGGCCGAGGAGATCGGCTTCCCCGGCGTGATGGCCGGACCGCTGGTGCGCTCCAGCTACCGCGCGGGTCGGCTGTACGCGAAGGCGACCGTGCACCGCGGCATGCCCCTCCCGGAGAACCTGGCCCACCTGGCCAAGGAGGGCACCGCGGCCCAGGAGGCCACCAGCCTCCTCTCCCGCTGACGCCGTCCACCAACCGCACGACATCGGCAACAGCAGCAGTACTCACGGAGGGAGCGCTCCCGGCGCTTCACGACGCTGGGAGGAACCCAGTCGCGACGTGGTGAGGCGGTGCGATCTCACGCCGGACCCGATGCACGACTCCTGGTGGCGGTGCCCGCGACGTCACCCGCGTCTCCGCCGCGTTCCTGCAGCCCACCCCGCAGCTGCAGAGCACGGTGCTGGCCGCGGGCGAGGACCGCGCGCTGCAACGGCGGCTCGCCCGGGTGCTGGAGACCGGAACCGACCCCGACGGGCTGCTGCCGGGCCCCTAGTCGAGCAGGCCCATCACGCCCGGCAGTCCCAGGCTCAGCGCGGGGACGAAGGTGACCGCGAGGAGCAGCAGGACCAGGCCGACGAAGTACGGCAGCAGCTTCGGCACGACCCGCTCGATCGACACCCCGCTCACCCCGGTCCCGACGAACAGGACCGACCCGACCGGCGGCGTCATGGTGCCGATGCACATCGCGAGGATGAGCACCATGCCGAACTGGACCGGGTCCATGCCGAGCTCCTCGGCGATGGGCAGCAGGATCGGCGTGAAGATGAGGATCGCCGGGGTGATGTCCATGAACGTGCCCACCACCAGCAGCAGGACGAGCATGAGCACGAGGATGACCACGGACGAGTCCGCCACCGACAGCAGCGCTTGCGTGATCGCCGCCGGGATGCCGGTGTAGGCCATCACCCAGGACATGCCCGCGGACGCCGCGATGAGGAACAT
This region of Saccharopolyspora hordei genomic DNA includes:
- a CDS encoding alpha-ketoacid dehydrogenase subunit beta, coding for MSTSKKTYREAVKEALAQEMRRDPAVVQIGEDLRGGHAGTNPDLEEKKIEAFGGVLGVTKGLWGEFGSDRVIDTPITESAIVGMAAGAALTGLRPVAELMFMDFFGVCYDALYNQAAKFRYMFGGKARTPLVLRGMIGAGFSAAAQHSQSPYHVFASVPGLKVVVPSNAHDAKGLLIQAVRDDDPVVFCEHKTLYDTTDEVPDEPYTIPFGVANYTRQGTDVTVVALSAMVNAANEAADKLAAEGISVEVVDPRTVSPLDEEGILESVAATGRVVIVDESAARCGFGHDVAALIAAKALDSLRAPVELVTPPHTPVPFSPVLEKAWLPDAARIETAVRKLVTA
- a CDS encoding 2-oxo acid dehydrogenase subunit E2 translates to MNEINLIEVPKWGLSMEEGTITRWLIAEGTRFSKGDPLCEIETSKITNEMEAPFDGVLRRVVAREGETLPVGAPMAVSAREDVPDSEIDAFLSQRVPAVADDSAGAPAHDAPAAEPGPVPPPANPAPTPAPSGSTIVPESLQGPLNGDVFATPRAVRFATEQGIDLAKVPGSGRMGRVSLADVHNAVRDAGGSVAAPPAPRRTVLRSVQDDSTVDATPVARRLAAELKINLHDCRATGSRGRVCVADVREAERKFNPGTSVATPDGRLAEDSGNATPAFEPVPLSSMRKAIGHRLQESKRNSPHFRLSVDLEIDDLLALREQVNATVPAVKLSVNDFVVKACASALRAVPEVNVQFDEGSQAVLQHSAADVAVAVALPSGLITPIVRGADTRSLAEISESVRTLVTKAKAGTLRPEEFQGGTFTVSNLGMYGVRDFDAIINPPQAAILAVGAGEQRAVVRDGQLVARTLVTATLSCDHRVIDGALGATFLQALKRFVESPALMLV
- the lpdA gene encoding dihydrolipoyl dehydrogenase — encoded protein: MTDKYDVLVVGSGPGGYVAAIRAAQLGLRTAVVERDQLGGICLNWGCIPTKALLHGADVAHVLANLEPLGFRATGVEFDMAQLVEFSRSVSKRLSGGVAHLMRKNGVDVLNGSARLVDKGVVSVVSDNADGKRSETEHRADHIVLATGARPRPVPGLVPDGDRIWTHFDALGAPELPKSLLVVGSGAVGVEFASLYRDLGSEVTLVEVAPRIMPAEDAAVSEHVRKAFAERGIRVHTGASVSEVVVGVDAVTAQVGAPGGPSEPVTAERVLVAAGIQGNVEDLGLEAVGAETEGGFIRVDEWCRTTAFGVYAIGDVAGGPCLAHKASHEAVVCVEKLAGLDRVSPLDRDHVPGCTYARPQVARLGLTEEQARATGRPLRIGTFDLRASGKALTLGEAGGFVKTIFDESTGELLGAHMVGPEVTEQIQGFGIAHAVEATEEDLAKVVFPHPTLSEAMHESVLAALRRPLNA
- a CDS encoding thiamine pyrophosphate-dependent dehydrogenase E1 component subunit alpha; protein product: MSRIRAFEDRLHEENATGDIPGFIHLYSGQEAIAVGVCENLRDTDHIGSTHRGHGHCIAKGCDIHGMMAEIFGKEDGLCHGKGGSMHIADLSVGMLGANAIVGGAPSLAIGAALSAKILGTDGVAVSFTGDGGSNQGTTLEAMNMAVVLKLPIVFVIENNGYGEATGTDYAVGAPDIAARAAAFGMPAAKVDGTDFFAVHEAAREAVERARAGGGPTTIEARAHRFYGHFEGDAQLYRTPEQVAELRRTQDPLVIFRAKVDRRKVSVKELDEIDEESRALVDEAVGRARAAAYPPIEHLLTDVYVSY
- a CDS encoding acyl-CoA dehydrogenase family protein yields the protein MALDVPAGFEQLLHDLDRFIDEEIRPLQESDDNERFFDHRREWARTDFERGGLPREEWHELLGEMRRRADRAGFLRRDLPAALGGAEASNLEMAVVREHLAHRGLGLHNDLQDESSVVGNFPGVHLVWEFGTDEQRSEFCEAMITGERGMGFGLTEPDHGSDATWMETTAERQGGDWVINGAKRWNTGMHVATHDLVFARTSGNPGDARGITAFIVPVDSPGFSVGLFRWTFTMPTDHADVTLHDVRVPDSAILGEEGRGLEIAQRFVHENRIRQAASSLGAAQYCIDQTVEHARQRVTFGQPLAQRQAIQWPLVELHTDAAMLRQFVRATAHDLDTRSHMAVSDRVSMCNYRANRLVCEAADRAMQVHGGMGYSRHLPFEHIYRHHRRYRITEGAEEIQVRKVAGHLFGFIGGKR
- the lipA gene encoding lipoyl synthase; amino-acid sequence: MTVAPEGRKLLRLEARNSQTPIEKKPSWIKTRARMGPEYQELKGLVRREGLHTVCEEAGCPNIFECWEDREATFLIGGDQCTRRCDFCQIDTGKPAALDVEEPRRVAESVQAMGLRYSTVTGVARDDLPDGGAWLYAETVRQIHELNPGTGVELLIPDFNADPDQLAEVFSSRPEVLAHNLETVPRVFRRIRPGFRYERSLKVISEARDAGLVTKSNLILGMGETPEEVRPALQDLRDAGCDIITITQYLRPSPRHHPVDRWVKPEEFVEHTKAAEEIGFPGVMAGPLVRSSYRAGRLYAKATVHRGMPLPENLAHLAKEGTAAQEATSLLSR
- a CDS encoding helix-turn-helix domain-containing protein, with the translated sequence MWNKRCSALQNVPGVRIAREAGGRASGEAPVAHPGSATSCNSCAQRWGELSCSDVTWTTRRVTIRRTAAPQGGRGGVDMRARDHATAVASQAHPRQLARAREAVLAGQRPPAAARRLIVQSWERVRQQGVDPDRGADCHPAPPSELERRRARCGITGKALQELRAGLVPAAESAGHIVVIVDEDGRVLWREGRAELFRRADRLGFVEGASWRETEVGTNAIGTALVEGVPMQVHSSEHYVRSHHTWTCAAAPVHDPRDGRLLGAVDVSGPAEAAHPTTLALVRAVAGLAEARLREEHRASLDRLRAVGTPMLAKLGGQALVTDRSGWVAASTGVPPVDRVDLPALRDTPKIWLPAFGACSVEPLPGGLLLRLHDDAPTTTTRVVLDVRRAGRSSLTVHRASASWTYRLSRRHSDILLALAENPAGRTAAELADQLFGDRSRTVTVRAEMSRLRRNFGDLLDHRPYRFVPELDVAVLRPDT
- a CDS encoding TetR family transcriptional regulator, whose protein sequence is MRDTDDPSAADLIDAAIHVMAEKGYHGSSVRDITTAAGLAVGSLYTHFGSKHDLLLLILKRVMDDLVTATEDTLFRAGSDPADRLRAIVGVHVRSHAQYPFESLLGNTELRSLEPTALEPVISKRDAQQRMFDRVVLHGVETGAFTTATPVDAARFIVTACTAVATWYRPTGRLGVEDVVSRYQQIALDTVGYRGETT